From the Kribbella sp. CA-293567 genome, the window GACGGAGTCTTCGGGCCCGCCACCAAGGCAGCGGTGGCGCGCTTCCAGACGGCGTACGGGCTGACGTCCGACGGGATCGCCGGCGCGGCCACCTTCACCAAGCTCTACGCGTTGCAGGACGACGACTGCACGCCGATCCACTTCACCTATGCCGAGCTGGACGACGGCTGCGGCGGCTCCGGGTACGACGGTGGCCCGTTGTCCGAGGCGGCGACCAAGGCCAACGCGCTGCAGACGATGTGGCAGCTCGAAGCTCTGCGGCACGCACTCGGCGACAAGGCGCTCACCTTGAGCAGCGGCTTCCGCAGCATCCCGTGCAACCGCCAAGTCGGCGGTGCGAGCAACAGTGAGCACCTGTACGGCCGGTCGGCCGACGTCATCGGGGTGCACTCGTTCTGCACCATCGTCAAGCAGGCCCGGTACCACGGCTTCGGTGGCATCCTCGGCCCTGGATACCCCGGTCACAACGACCACGCCCACATCGACATCCGCAGCAGCAACTTCTGGTCCGCGCCCAGCTGCGGAATCTAGAACGCTCTGATCAAACCGTCTGGATCAGCTGATCCAGGGTGATGCCCGCCGGCCGGTCGAGGTGCTCCGCACTGAGACCGGCCGCGCGGGCGCCCAGAACGTCCAGCTCCAGGTTGTCGCCGATCATCAAGGTTTCGGCCGGATCCACGCCGAGTGCCTCGCAGGTCAGCCGGTACGCCGCCGGCGCGGGTTTGCTGCAGCCCAAGCCGTCCGAGGTGGCCACCACGTCGACCTGATCGGCCAGACCGATCGCCGCCAGCTTGGCGTTCTGCTGCGTGGTGGCTCCGTTGGTCAGCACGCCGATCCGCCAGCCGTTGCTCTTGGCAACCTCAAGGGCGCGCCGGGCATCGGGGAAGGCCTGCCAGCTCTGTTCGTAGAGGGTGAGGAAACCCGCGAACACGGCGTCGAGCTCGTCGTCGGTGGCCGGTACCGGTTGCCCGATCAGCGGCAGGAAGTCACGCAGCCGCCCGCGCCGCTGGCCCTGATGAGTCAGCCGCCCCTCCAGCCAGCCGTTGAAGTTGCGTTCCTCGACCACGAACCACTTCGCCAGCAGGTCGTCGGTCAACTCCACGCCGGCCAGGGCCGGAAGCCAGGCGCGCAAGGCCGTGGTGACCGAGGCGCTGTGGTCGAAGAGCGTGTTGTCCAGGTCGAAGATGACCGCCTTCACCCGGACACGACCGACGTCCGGTTGAGTTCGCGGTGGTTGGCGTAGCCGGACAGGGCCAAGGTGAGATCGAGCTCGGCCAGCAGGCAGCGCAGTACGTGCTCGACTCCGGCCTGGCCCGCGAGCGCGAGGCCGTAGAGGAAGGGCCGGCCGAGCAGCACGGCCTTGGCGCCCAGAGCGAGGGCCTTGGCGGCGTCGGAACCGGTCCTGACGCCCGAGTCGAAGAGGATCGTCACCTGCTCACCGACGGCGTCCGCGATCGCCGGCAACGCGTCCAGCGCGGCGATCGCACCGTCGACCTGGCGGCCACCGTGGTTGGAGACGACCAGCCCGTCGACGCCGTGCTCGGCCGCGAGCTTGGCGTCGTCGACCGAGGTGATGCCCTTCAGCACGATCGGGCCGTCCCAGTTGTCCCGCAGGAAGGACAGCTCGTCCCAGCCCAGCCCGACGTTGGGGAACATCTGCGCCCAGTGCATCACCGCGGCCGTCGGGTCCTCGGCGACCGGTTTGGCGAGCTTGGCCTGGAAAGCGGGGTCGGTGAAGTAGTTCGCCAGGCCCTCGCCCTTGAGGAACGGCAGGAAACCGCGGTCCAGGTCGGCCGGGCGCCAGCCGATCGTGCCGGTGTCGAGGGTGACCACCAGGACGGAGTACCCGTTGTCCTTGGCGCGCTGGAGGAAGCTGAGGCAGACGTCCTTGTCGGTCGGCCAGTACAGCTGGTACCACTTGCTGTCCGCCTCGATCTGCTCGAACGAGTGACTGGCCTGGGTGGAGTGCGTGTAGGTCAGCCCGAGCGCGGCGGCGGCCCGAGCGGTCGCCAGTTCGCCGTCGGGATGCGCCAGCGTCTGAACGCCGACCGGCGCGATCAGTACGGGCGCCGGCATCTTGGTGCCGAGGATCGTGCAGGACAGGTCCCGCTCGGTGCTGCCGCGCAGCATCCGCGGCACGATCCGCCACCGGTCGAACGCGGCCAGGTTGGCGCGAGCGGTCGAGCCGCTGCCGGCGCTCGGCACGATGTAGCCCATCGCCTCGGCGGACAGACTGCCCGCCGCCTGCGACTCCAGCCGGGACAGATCGGTGGTGATCTCCGGCAGGGTGTTCTGGAACATCCCCTGCACGTAGATGCTCAGCTGGTGGTCACCGTAGTTCGCCATGCTGGATGCTTTCACGTCCGGCCGCGAGGACTCAACGGTCCGGATGCGACAATCAGGTGTGACAAGTTCGATGACTCCTGACAATCCGCCGACCTCGCGGCATGTCGGCCTGGCGCTGCTGGCGCTGGCGACCGGCGGGTTCGCGATCGGGACCACCGAGTTCGTCACGATGGGGCTGCTGCCGCAGATCGCCGACGGGGTGGAGATCTCGATCCCGACGGCCGGGCACATCGTCGCGGCGTACGCGATCGGGGTGGTGGTCGGGGCGCCGGTGATCGCGGCGCTCGGCGCGCGGACCGGGCGCAAGCGGCTGTTGCTCGGGCTGATGGCGGTCTTCGTGCTCGGCAACCTGCTGTCGGCTGTTGCCAACAGCTACGAACTGCTGATGGCGGCGCGGTTCCTGACCGGCCTGCCGCACGGGGCGTTCTTCGGTATCGGGGCGGTGGTCGGCGCGTCGATGGTGCCGGTGAACCGGCGGGCCTGGGCGGTCTCGATGATGATGGTCGGGCTGCCGGTGGCCAACATCGTCGGCGTACCGGTGACCACGCTGCTCGGGCAGAAGTACGGCTGGCAGTTGCCGTTCGTTGCCGTCGGCATCCTCGGGTTGCTGACCCTGGTCGCGGTCTGGTTCTGGGTCGGGCCGCAGCGGGTCGGCAACGACGTGAACGTCCGCAGCGAGCTGAGCGCGCTGGCCAAGCCGCAGGTGTGGATGGCGTTGCTGGTCGGCATGGTGGGCTTCGGCGGGATGTTCGCGACGTACTCGTACATCACGCCGACGATGACCGAGCTGGCCGGGTTCAGCGAGGCGGCGGTGACGATCGTGCTGGCCGTCTACGGCATCGGCATGACCGGCGGCACCCTGGTCGGCGGCCGGCTGGCCGACCGCGCGCTGATGCCGAGCCTGTACGGCGGACTGGTCGCGGTCACCATCGTCCTCGGGACCTTCGGCTGGCTGGCCCAGAGCAAGGCGGGCGCGCTGATCGCCGTTTTCGCGATGGGCTTCAGTGCCAGCATCCTGATCCCGGCGCTGCAGACCCGGCTGATGGACGTCGCCCACGAGGGACAGTCGCTGGCGGCTTCGCTCAACCACTCCACCCTCAACGTCGCCAACGCCCTCGGCGCCTGGCTCGGCAGCGTCGTACTGTCGGCCGGGTATGGCTACGAGTGGCCCAGCCGGGTCGGCGCCGTCCTGGCCGTCGCGGGGCTGGTACTGGCGCTCGTCTCGGGGCAAATGGATCGCAGGAGCGCCAGGACAACTGTCTCCGCCTGACAGATCAGGGGCGGCTCCGGGTGGCGCCTGAGCCGGGATCTTTCGGTGGGTTGGTTGGATGGGGGTATGGCGACCTTGACCTTGAGCGGCCCGGACCTGGAACGCCGGCGCGGGCTGCGGCAGATGCGGGCGGTGGCACTGTCGCTGCTGGTGCTGGCGGCGGTGGTCTACGTGCTGACTCTGCACGACACCGGCGCATGGGGATATGTGAACGCGGCCTCCGAGGCGGCGATGGTCGGCGCGCTGGCGGACTGGTTCGCGGTCACCGCGCTGTTCCGCCATCCGCTCGGGCTGCCGATCCCGCACACGGCGATCGTGCCGACCCGCAAGGACGCCCTGGCCGAGAGCCTGGAGCAGTTCGTCACCGAGAACTTCCTGTCCGAGGAGGTGATCGGCGAGAAGATGCGGACCGCGGAGGTGAGCCGCCGGGCCGGCGAATGGCTCGCCGTGGGCAACCACGCCGAGCGGATCGTCGAGGAGGGCGTCCGCACGATCGGCGCGGCCCTGCCGAAACTGGGTGACGACGACGTCACCACGTTCGTCCGCGGCTCGCTGCTGCCGCGGTTCGCCGAGGAGCCGCTCAGCCCGATCGCGGGGCACTTCCTCGGCTCGGTGGTCGACGACGGGGCACACAACGCGCTCTTCGACCTGCTGATGGTCGAGGCGTACGACTGGCTGGCCGAGAACCGCGACCTGCTGGCCGAGGTGGTCGGCCCGCGGGCGCCGCGCTGGTCGCCGCGATGGGTCGACTCGCTGGTGGTGGACCGGATCCATCGTGAGGCGCTGACCTGGCTGGCCGCAGTACGGGACGATCCGCTGCATCCGGCCCGCAAGGCGCTCGACCGGCTGCTGCTGCAACTCGCCGACGACCTGCAGAACGACCCCGAGATGATGGACCGGTTCGAGGCGTTCAAGCGGCGGATGCTGACCCACCCCGACATGGGCACCAGCCTGACCGCCGTCTGGGACGCCGTCCACACCGCCCTGATCGGCGCGATCGGCGACCCGGAAGGCCCGCTCCGCCTCCGCGCCACCCAGAAGATCAAGGACCTCGGCCACCGCCTGCAGACCGACCAGCCGCTGATCACCAAGGTCGACACCCGCGCCGCCGAAGCCGTCGGCTACGTCGTCCGCACCTACGGCACCGAGATCGTCTCGATCATCTCCGACACCATCGAACGCTGGGACGGCCGCGAAGCCGCCGCCCGGATCGAACTCCACGTCGGCCGCGACCTCCAGTTCATCCGCATCAACGGCACCATCGTCGGAGCCCTGGTCGGCCTGATCATCCACACCTTCAGCGAGCTGATCTAGGAATCTGTCAGCCGCCGTGAAGTGGCTCGAAGTACTCCGCGCGACCCCACCGCGGCGCACTGATAGGGGCGCGCAACTTGGCAGAGGACCCCTTCCCGAATAGACTGAATCACTACGAGGGGAAGTGATTCAGATGGATCAGAGAACCGGATCTTCGGACCGGATCGAGGCTGCTCGCAAGGCAGCCGGCCTGAGCCAGCGCCAGCTCGCCGAGATGGCCGGTATCGCTCAGGCGACGCTCTCGCGGATAGAACAAGACATCCGGCCGGCCAAGATGAACGAGATTCTCGCGTTGGCCTGGGCACTTGGCTGCCCGGCGTCCGAGTTGATGGCGTGCTCGGGAGTACGGGACCGGCTTGAGTGTGTCGCCCGAGCCACCGAGCAGTCCGGCATGGAGACCATGCGGGGCGAACTGGGGCACTACCTCGAACTGGACGCCTATCTCGAAGATCAGGGGATCGCGCCGCAGCTATGACTGCCGAAGATCAGGGACGAGCCCGGGCCGAGGAGTTCCGGGCGGAGCATCGACTCGGGAACGTCCCGCTGCCGGACCTCGTCAGTCTCATCGAATTGACGCAGGGCATCGACGTCGCGGTGCTTGACGCGAAGCCGGATGAGCACGGTATGACCATGCGAGACCCGGTCCGCGATGTCGTGGTCGTGGCAGTCGCGACGACCAGAAACCCGATGCGCCAGCGAAGTACTCTCGCGCATGAACTGGGGCACGTCTTGTTCCGTGACTTCGGTCCCGCGACGGCCGGCGGCTGGGATCAAAGGAGTCCGGAAGAGATTCGTGCGGATGCGTTTGCCCGGCATCTCCTCGTCCCGTTGGTGGGTCTGAGGACGATCCTTGCCGACCGCAACGTTGCTGGCGCGGAACTGGTCTCGGTCTCCGATCTCTCCAACCTCGTGCAGAGATTCAAGGCCTCTCCGAGTCTGGTGACCATTCAGCTGCACGTGGCCGGGCTGATCGGTCCCGCGCAGAAGAGTGCATGGATGGCGTTGTCCGCCAGAAGTCTGGCGTCCCGCTTCGGATGGTCCGACCTGTACGAGGGCTGGCAGCACGAGTCGGAATCGCGGCGCGCTCCACAGCGACTGCTGTCCAGAGCTATTCAGGGCTACATGGCGAACGTGGTCTCGCTCCAGGCCGTTGCCCGGTTGCGCGGCCTGCCGGCCGAACAGATCGCCGCCGAGTTCGAAGACGCAGGGATCACACCCGTCGTCCTCGAACCGCCTGCCCTGCCGGCTGTTTCGCCGGACCGGCCCGACACTGACTTCAGTGATCTGGATGCCCTGGAAGACGCCGCCGGTGAGCTTCCTGCCGTGGACGAGCAGGGTGAGGGGCCGGGGGCGCATGCCGGATGATCGACCCCACTATCGTCGATGCCGGGCCCGCACTGAATTTCTTCTCGATCAACAAGGAACGTCTCCTCTTCGACGCCATCGGCAAGATCGCCGTACCTGAAGCAGTTGCCAGTGAGATCACCCGAAGGTCGGCCGGAGACGCACGGTTCCGGGCCGCAGGCGAGGTTCTGGCGAAGCTTTCGAGAACCGACTGGTTGAGAGTTCTGTCGGACGACGAGACTCCGCAGTTGGCCGCCGCTGTGCTGCGCATCGACACCCTGCCGATGGCAGAACGGATGAGGCGATCGAAGGACCTCGGCGAGATCATGGTTCTTGCGCACGCCGCAGTCCAGGCCGACGCCGGACGTGACGTGGTTGTCCTGATCGACGACGGAGGTGGCGTCCGTCTGGCGGCGAGTGAAGCCGCCCGGCTCGCTCGGCTGCGCAGTCAGGGCCGCAAAGTCGGGACACTCAGCCTGATGGGCACGCTGGATGTGCTGGAGCGTGCAGCCGGCCGTAAATACCTTCCCGACCGAGATGCGATGCGTCGGATGTACAGCCAGCTGCGCGGCTGTGACGATGGGCTGGTCGACATCAAACAGACTGGGTTGTTGTCCAGGCGTGTTTGGTCTGAGGACTAGCTTCTCGTCGGTCTGTACTCTGCCCTCATGAATGGGACCGGGGGGCCGGACCGCAAGTGGGGCCGGGTTTGGGTTGTTGGAGCTTCGGTCCTGGCGGTCGTGGCGGCAGGCGGGGTGGCGTACGGCGTACTCGGGCGGGACGAGGTGCCGAAGGCGAGCGTGGGGGCTTCTGTGACGCCGTCGGCGACCGGGGCGGTGGTGTCGGCCGAGGAGCTTGCCGAGCAGAAGATGGCGGCGGGGATCGACGTTGCGCTCAAGGGGCGGGCTGCTGCCTTGCAGAGTGGAACGCTGGCGCAGTTTTTGGCGTACTCCGATCCGAAGAACGTCAAGCAGCTCGAGCGCGACCGGCAGGTGTTCGCCAATCTGCGGTTGATCGGGATGAAGCAGGTCAGCTATCTGCGGCAGCTCAGCTTCACGCCGGAGTTGCGGCCGAAGCTCGGCAAGAACGCGCGGGCGGTGCGGGTCAAGATGCTGACGCAGATCGCGGGGATCGACCCGGCGCCGAGGCTGACCCAGCTGGGGTTCGCCCTGGTCGAGCGCGGTGGCCGGTGGCTGGTCGTGGATGACGACGACGCGGAGGCGGGGGAACGCGGCGACGGGCGCGAACCGTGGGAGATCGGGCCGATCGAGGTGTCGCGTGGGCGCGGCGTACTGGTCATCTCCTCGCCGGGCGACGGGGAGAACGGCCGGCGGCTGGTGAAGGAGGCACTGGCGGCGGTGCCTGCGGTCCAGGCCGCCACCAAGCGTGCTCAGGCCGGCATCCTGGTCGTCGCGATGGCCGGAGCGCGCTCGTGGGATCAGACGACGATCACCGGTGGGCACCCGGCCGACGCGGTGGCCATTCCCAATTTCACGCCGACGAACGCCGAGGCCACGGAGTACAAGGTCACCGCCAGCCGGATCGTGATCAACCCGACCGGGCGGAAGAAGACGGATCGCTTCCTGCTTGCACACGAGTTCGTTCACGCGGCGATGGCGCCGCTCGGTGACGGTGCGCCGATCTGGCTGGTGGAGGGCTACGCCGAGTATGTGCAGTACCGGCTCCTCGAGCGGAGCAACTACAGCGACTGGGTGGCCGGCGAGCGCCGGCAGTTCCGCAGTACGGCGCGGAAGTCGCTGGTGGTGCTGCCGATCGACGGCGTGTTCCACGGCGACTACGACGAAAGCAGTTACGGCATCGCCTGGATCATCGTGGAGCACCTGGTGAAGAAGTACGGCCAGTCCACCGTCAACGCGTTCTACGCCGAGCTCGCGAAGGGCCTGGACGACCCGGCCCTTCGCGACCAGGCCCTGCTCAAGTACTTCAAGCTCACCGACGCGGCCCTGGTCGCCGCGGTGAAGAAGGCGAGCTAGGGCGTGTCTCCAGCCCCTGTGCGTGCTGCGCGGCACTCGGCACGGCACCTCGCCGAGCACCGCTCGCTACTGAACAGGGGTTGGAGACACGCCCTAGGCGACCGTCCAGGTGTCGGAGCCGTTGATCAGGGACTGCAGATCCCCACCGGACTGGGACTCCTTGGAGGTGGCCACCTGCTGGCGGACCTGATCGTCGTACGCCGGACGGTCGACCGCCCGGAACACGCCGATCGGGGCCTGGTGCAGGACGCCGCCGTCGGTCAGGCGGGACAGCGCGAACGCGTACGCCGGGTCCTCGGTGTGCGCGTCGTGAATGACCAGATCGGACTCGCCGCCCGGCAGCTCCGCGACCTCACGGACGGCCAGCGACGCGAAGCCGTCGCGGACCACGCCGAGATGGCCGT encodes:
- a CDS encoding helix-turn-helix domain-containing protein, which encodes MDQRTGSSDRIEAARKAAGLSQRQLAEMAGIAQATLSRIEQDIRPAKMNEILALAWALGCPASELMACSGVRDRLECVARATEQSGMETMRGELGHYLELDAYLEDQGIAPQL
- a CDS encoding ImmA/IrrE family metallo-endopeptidase: MTAEDQGRARAEEFRAEHRLGNVPLPDLVSLIELTQGIDVAVLDAKPDEHGMTMRDPVRDVVVVAVATTRNPMRQRSTLAHELGHVLFRDFGPATAGGWDQRSPEEIRADAFARHLLVPLVGLRTILADRNVAGAELVSVSDLSNLVQRFKASPSLVTIQLHVAGLIGPAQKSAWMALSARSLASRFGWSDLYEGWQHESESRRAPQRLLSRAIQGYMANVVSLQAVARLRGLPAEQIAAEFEDAGITPVVLEPPALPAVSPDRPDTDFSDLDALEDAAGELPAVDEQGEGPGAHAG
- a CDS encoding MFS transporter, yielding MTPDNPPTSRHVGLALLALATGGFAIGTTEFVTMGLLPQIADGVEISIPTAGHIVAAYAIGVVVGAPVIAALGARTGRKRLLLGLMAVFVLGNLLSAVANSYELLMAARFLTGLPHGAFFGIGAVVGASMVPVNRRAWAVSMMMVGLPVANIVGVPVTTLLGQKYGWQLPFVAVGILGLLTLVAVWFWVGPQRVGNDVNVRSELSALAKPQVWMALLVGMVGFGGMFATYSYITPTMTELAGFSEAAVTIVLAVYGIGMTGGTLVGGRLADRALMPSLYGGLVAVTIVLGTFGWLAQSKAGALIAVFAMGFSASILIPALQTRLMDVAHEGQSLAASLNHSTLNVANALGAWLGSVVLSAGYGYEWPSRVGAVLAVAGLVLALVSGQMDRRSARTTVSA
- a CDS encoding DUF445 domain-containing protein, with amino-acid sequence MATLTLSGPDLERRRGLRQMRAVALSLLVLAAVVYVLTLHDTGAWGYVNAASEAAMVGALADWFAVTALFRHPLGLPIPHTAIVPTRKDALAESLEQFVTENFLSEEVIGEKMRTAEVSRRAGEWLAVGNHAERIVEEGVRTIGAALPKLGDDDVTTFVRGSLLPRFAEEPLSPIAGHFLGSVVDDGAHNALFDLLMVEAYDWLAENRDLLAEVVGPRAPRWSPRWVDSLVVDRIHREALTWLAAVRDDPLHPARKALDRLLLQLADDLQNDPEMMDRFEAFKRRMLTHPDMGTSLTAVWDAVHTALIGAIGDPEGPLRLRATQKIKDLGHRLQTDQPLITKVDTRAAEAVGYVVRTYGTEIVSIISDTIERWDGREAAARIELHVGRDLQFIRINGTIVGALVGLIIHTFSELI
- a CDS encoding alpha-hydroxy-acid oxidizing protein, which translates into the protein MANYGDHQLSIYVQGMFQNTLPEITTDLSRLESQAAGSLSAEAMGYIVPSAGSGSTARANLAAFDRWRIVPRMLRGSTERDLSCTILGTKMPAPVLIAPVGVQTLAHPDGELATARAAAALGLTYTHSTQASHSFEQIEADSKWYQLYWPTDKDVCLSFLQRAKDNGYSVLVVTLDTGTIGWRPADLDRGFLPFLKGEGLANYFTDPAFQAKLAKPVAEDPTAAVMHWAQMFPNVGLGWDELSFLRDNWDGPIVLKGITSVDDAKLAAEHGVDGLVVSNHGGRQVDGAIAALDALPAIADAVGEQVTILFDSGVRTGSDAAKALALGAKAVLLGRPFLYGLALAGQAGVEHVLRCLLAELDLTLALSGYANHRELNRTSVVSG
- a CDS encoding HAD family hydrolase: MKAVIFDLDNTLFDHSASVTTALRAWLPALAGVELTDDLLAKWFVVEERNFNGWLEGRLTHQGQRRGRLRDFLPLIGQPVPATDDELDAVFAGFLTLYEQSWQAFPDARRALEVAKSNGWRIGVLTNGATTQQNAKLAAIGLADQVDVVATSDGLGCSKPAPAAYRLTCEALGVDPAETLMIGDNLELDVLGARAAGLSAEHLDRPAGITLDQLIQTV
- a CDS encoding D-Ala-D-Ala carboxypeptidase family metallohydrolase: MPRILAILALFAAMLGATVTTQVVTATKAHADGCYTWNRPLSQGTSGEDVRQLQIRVAGYPGYGGHIATDGVFGPATKAAVARFQTAYGLTSDGIAGAATFTKLYALQDDDCTPIHFTYAELDDGCGGSGYDGGPLSEAATKANALQTMWQLEALRHALGDKALTLSSGFRSIPCNRQVGGASNSEHLYGRSADVIGVHSFCTIVKQARYHGFGGILGPGYPGHNDHAHIDIRSSNFWSAPSCGI